A single Mycolicibacterium cosmeticum DNA region contains:
- a CDS encoding GtrA family protein produces the protein MTVESAPATVPGRLADRFHRCCERIAARLPLRLDRVVAPTLLGFALINSFTFGVDLAILTLLHSGFGAPLPVALTVGYVCAFALSYVLNRTLNFRSHAVVGPQLTIYVVVVAANYLAFIVALPTALASFGLEYHLARLIAGGGEAVFMYSAMRWVVFRR, from the coding sequence GTGACCGTCGAATCGGCGCCAGCAACGGTCCCGGGCCGACTCGCCGACCGGTTTCACCGCTGCTGTGAACGCATCGCCGCGCGCCTGCCGCTGCGCCTCGACCGCGTCGTGGCGCCCACCCTTCTGGGTTTCGCGCTGATCAACAGCTTCACCTTCGGGGTGGACCTGGCGATACTGACCTTGCTGCACAGCGGGTTTGGTGCACCCCTGCCGGTCGCCCTGACGGTGGGCTACGTGTGCGCGTTCGCGCTGAGCTATGTGCTGAACCGGACGCTGAACTTCCGCTCGCACGCGGTGGTCGGACCGCAACTAACGATCTATGTCGTGGTCGTGGCCGCCAACTACCTGGCCTTCATCGTTGCCCTGCCCACCGCGCTGGCCTCGTTCGGGCTGGAGTACCACCTGGCGCGCCTCATCGCCGGCGGCGGTGAGGCCGTCTTCATGTACAGCGCCATGCGCTGGGTGGTGTTCCGGCGCTGA
- a CDS encoding DUF6529 family protein yields MPRDYAEADTRLLAAPQKADAALLGAVGIGAAVAVALGAYGRLHTPQFFAVNIAGFSGPGSVKSWLATLAIALAVFQFVSALVMYRVLPGGRAPAWIGVAHVWSGRLAVLASVPVAVHCLYALGFQATDSRVLWHSLFGCFFYGAFVAKMILLTRKNLRAWVIPVLGGLVFFTLVNIWLTSALWFFQINGLTN; encoded by the coding sequence ATGCCCCGTGACTACGCCGAGGCGGATACCCGCCTGCTGGCCGCACCGCAGAAGGCCGATGCGGCGCTGCTCGGCGCGGTCGGGATCGGCGCCGCGGTGGCCGTCGCGCTCGGTGCGTACGGGCGCCTGCACACCCCACAGTTCTTCGCCGTCAACATCGCCGGTTTCTCCGGGCCCGGCTCGGTGAAGTCGTGGTTGGCGACCCTGGCGATCGCGCTGGCCGTCTTCCAGTTCGTCTCCGCCCTGGTGATGTACCGGGTGCTGCCGGGCGGCCGGGCCCCGGCCTGGATCGGTGTCGCACACGTCTGGTCCGGCCGGTTGGCGGTACTGGCCAGCGTGCCCGTCGCGGTGCACTGCCTGTACGCGCTCGGGTTCCAGGCCACCGACAGCCGGGTGCTGTGGCATTCGTTGTTCGGCTGCTTCTTCTACGGCGCCTTCGTCGCCAAGATGATCCTGCTGACCCGGAAAAACCTGCGAGCGTGGGTGATTCCGGTGCTCGGCGGGCTGGTGTTCTTTACTCTCGTCAACATCTGGCTGACCTCAGCCCTGTGGTTCTTCCAGATCAACGGACTTACCAACTGA
- a CDS encoding QcrA and Rieske domain-containing protein, with translation MTTHENTVGRRQVLAGAGIGLGATAIAACSGYGGGRGDAESTGKTDAATATSAPGETPASAGVLATTSQVPVGSGVIVDDVVLTQPTAGVFKGLSTVCTHAGCAVSSVADGKIICPCHGSTFGLDGAVLKGPATKPLAAVPVSVHGQDIVKG, from the coding sequence ATGACCACCCACGAGAACACCGTCGGACGCCGTCAGGTGCTGGCCGGCGCCGGAATCGGACTGGGAGCCACCGCAATTGCGGCCTGCTCCGGCTACGGGGGCGGCCGCGGGGACGCGGAATCGACAGGCAAGACGGACGCCGCGACCGCGACGTCGGCGCCGGGGGAAACCCCGGCTTCAGCGGGCGTGCTGGCCACCACGTCGCAGGTGCCCGTCGGCTCGGGTGTCATCGTCGACGACGTGGTGCTCACCCAACCCACCGCCGGCGTCTTCAAGGGGCTCTCGACGGTGTGCACGCACGCCGGATGCGCGGTGTCCTCCGTTGCCGACGGGAAGATCATCTGCCCCTGCCATGGCAGCACCTTCGGCCTGGACGGGGCCGTCCTCAAGGGCCCGGCCACCAAACCATTGGCCGCCGTTCCGGTGAGCGTGCACGGCCAGGACATCGTGAAGGGCTAG
- a CDS encoding L,D-transpeptidase yields the protein MRVACLAALLLVTTGFGVTQSSRIAQCQDGCRTLAASADLAAAEVDPPAPTPATIRVLPQPGAQGVLPRGPVRVTAFTGTITDVTMVNENGTVVPGVLTPDRTVWKPAVPLGYGREYTLTVRSQGPGGMPAAETSSFTTVSPTYQASVSLTTTGYALLKDGGTYGVGTVVVARFDEPIADRARAERQLVVTTSPPVQGSWYWVDDQTAHWRPERYYAPGTTVTVAANIYGVPLGNGVYGEDDEKVSFKIGDAHVSIADDNTKQVSVFENGKLVRTMPTSMGRGGTETIGGTTLSFWTPPGVYTVLDKANPVIMDSSSYGLPVNSRLGYRETIPWATRISGDGIYLHQLNATVWAQGNTNTSHGCLNLNSENAEWFFNFSVPGDVVEVRHTGGPPQELLSQNGDWSVPWNQWRKGSALAA from the coding sequence GTGCGCGTCGCGTGCCTGGCAGCGTTGCTCCTCGTCACCACCGGCTTCGGGGTGACCCAGAGTTCGCGTATCGCCCAGTGCCAGGACGGCTGCCGCACGCTGGCCGCGAGCGCCGACCTGGCCGCGGCCGAGGTCGACCCGCCGGCGCCGACGCCCGCGACCATCCGGGTGCTGCCGCAGCCCGGCGCCCAGGGGGTGCTGCCTCGCGGGCCGGTCCGGGTGACCGCGTTCACCGGGACCATCACCGACGTGACGATGGTCAACGAGAACGGCACGGTGGTGCCCGGCGTGCTGACGCCGGACCGCACGGTGTGGAAGCCCGCCGTCCCGCTCGGGTACGGCCGCGAATACACGCTCACCGTGCGGTCGCAGGGCCCGGGCGGCATGCCGGCCGCCGAGACGTCGAGTTTCACCACGGTGTCCCCCACCTATCAGGCCTCGGTGTCCCTGACCACCACCGGCTACGCGCTGCTGAAAGACGGCGGCACCTACGGTGTCGGCACCGTCGTCGTGGCCCGGTTCGACGAACCGATCGCCGACCGGGCGCGTGCCGAGCGGCAGCTGGTGGTGACCACCTCGCCGCCGGTGCAGGGCTCCTGGTATTGGGTCGACGATCAAACCGCGCACTGGCGCCCCGAGCGCTACTACGCGCCCGGTACCACGGTGACGGTGGCGGCGAACATCTACGGGGTGCCGCTCGGCAACGGCGTGTACGGCGAGGACGACGAGAAGGTCTCGTTCAAGATCGGCGATGCGCACGTGTCGATCGCCGACGACAACACCAAACAGGTCAGCGTGTTCGAGAACGGGAAGCTGGTGCGCACCATGCCCACCTCGATGGGCCGCGGCGGCACCGAGACCATCGGGGGCACCACGCTGAGCTTCTGGACCCCGCCGGGGGTGTACACCGTGCTGGACAAGGCGAACCCGGTGATCATGGACTCGTCGTCCTACGGGTTGCCGGTCAACTCCCGGCTCGGCTACCGCGAGACCATCCCGTGGGCCACCCGGATCAGCGGTGACGGCATCTACCTTCATCAGCTCAACGCGACGGTGTGGGCGCAGGGCAACACCAACACCTCGCACGGGTGCCTGAACCTGAACTCCGAGAACGCCGAGTGGTTCTTCAATTTCTCGGTGCCCGGCGACGTCGTCGAAGTCCGCCACACCGGTGGCCCGCCGCAGGAACTGCTGTCGCAGAACGGCGACTGGAGCGTGCCGTGGAACCAGTGGCGCAAGGGCAGCGCGCTGGCCGCTTAG
- a CDS encoding O-methyltransferase, whose protein sequence is MTTLNDARVAAALTRMYAESDRQMAQLRERGPADRARLQQATAQERADALSDIYMPVTPAAGRLLYMLVRATRPATIVEFGMSFGLSAVHLAAGVRDNGTGRVITTELSKAKIAAASQTFAETGLADLITVVEGDAVTTLAEVPAPVDLVLLDGWKELYLPVLRVLEPKLSSGALVIADNTEMSDTKPYLDYVRDPANGYTSVNFAARDTDSMEISGRV, encoded by the coding sequence ATGACGACACTCAACGATGCCCGCGTCGCGGCGGCGCTGACACGCATGTACGCCGAATCCGACCGACAGATGGCCCAACTGCGCGAGCGTGGGCCCGCCGACCGTGCCCGCCTGCAGCAGGCGACGGCGCAGGAACGTGCGGACGCGCTCAGCGACATCTACATGCCGGTCACCCCGGCCGCGGGCCGACTGCTCTACATGTTGGTGCGGGCCACCCGGCCCGCCACGATCGTCGAGTTCGGGATGTCGTTCGGCCTGTCGGCGGTGCACCTGGCCGCCGGGGTGCGGGACAACGGGACCGGCCGCGTGATCACCACCGAGCTCAGCAAGGCCAAGATCGCCGCCGCGTCGCAGACCTTCGCCGAGACCGGCCTGGCCGATCTCATCACCGTCGTGGAAGGCGATGCGGTCACCACCCTGGCGGAGGTACCGGCTCCGGTCGACCTCGTCCTGCTCGACGGCTGGAAAGAGCTGTATCTCCCGGTGCTGCGGGTGCTGGAACCGAAGCTGTCATCCGGCGCGCTGGTGATCGCCGACAACACCGAAATGTCCGATACCAAGCCATATCTGGACTACGTACGCGATCCGGCGAACGGCTACACGAGCGTCAACTTCGCGGCCCGCGACACGGACAGCATGGAGATCAGCGGTCGCGTGTGA
- a CDS encoding TerC family protein, translating into MNVSALEWGITLSVTIAILLFDVIVIGRRPHEPSRRETATYLTIYVSLAVAFGLWTWFFHGSQYGVEFFAGWLTEYSLSVDNLFIFLIIMASFKVPRIYQQQALLVGIILALIFRGIFIALGAVAIEQFSWVFYLFGAFLVYTAIKLVRDTEHDDDADNGVVRFAQKHLKFTDKWDGLRLWVKDHASGGKRLMTPMFLVIVALGTTDLLFALDSIPAIYGLTREPYLVFTANVFALMGLRQLYFLLGDLLKRLVYLSQGLAFILGFIGVKLLLHALHENEVPFINGGESVHVPEIPTLASLGVIVVTLVITTAASLYKTRSDAKKAVPAAADAVE; encoded by the coding sequence ATGAACGTGTCTGCACTCGAGTGGGGGATCACCCTCAGCGTCACGATCGCAATTCTGCTGTTCGACGTGATCGTGATCGGGCGGCGCCCGCACGAACCGTCCCGGCGCGAGACCGCGACCTACCTGACGATCTACGTCAGCCTGGCCGTCGCGTTCGGGCTGTGGACCTGGTTCTTCCACGGCAGCCAGTACGGCGTGGAGTTCTTCGCCGGCTGGCTCACCGAATACAGCCTGTCGGTGGACAACCTGTTCATCTTCTTGATCATCATGGCCAGCTTCAAGGTGCCGAGGATCTACCAGCAGCAGGCGTTGCTGGTCGGCATCATCCTGGCGCTGATCTTCCGCGGCATCTTCATCGCGCTGGGCGCGGTGGCCATCGAGCAGTTCTCCTGGGTGTTCTACCTGTTCGGCGCGTTCCTGGTGTACACCGCGATCAAGCTGGTCCGTGACACCGAGCATGACGACGACGCCGACAACGGCGTGGTGCGCTTCGCGCAGAAGCACCTGAAGTTCACCGACAAGTGGGACGGCCTGCGGCTGTGGGTGAAAGACCACGCCTCCGGTGGCAAGCGGCTGATGACGCCGATGTTCTTGGTGATCGTCGCGCTGGGCACCACCGACCTGTTGTTCGCGCTGGACTCCATCCCGGCCATCTACGGCCTCACCCGCGAGCCCTACCTGGTGTTCACCGCGAACGTGTTCGCGCTGATGGGTCTGCGGCAGCTGTACTTCCTGCTGGGTGACCTGCTCAAGCGGCTGGTGTACCTGTCCCAGGGGCTGGCGTTCATCCTCGGTTTCATCGGCGTGAAACTGCTGCTGCATGCGCTGCACGAGAACGAGGTGCCGTTCATCAACGGCGGGGAGTCGGTGCACGTGCCCGAGATCCCGACCCTGGCCAGCCTCGGCGTCATCGTGGTGACCCTGGTGATCACCACGGCGGCCAGCCTGTACAAGACCCGGTCGGACGCGAAGAAGGCGGTGCCGGCGGCCGCCGACGCCGTCGAGTAG
- a CDS encoding PE-PPE domain-containing protein produces the protein MVGTTGIALATVGLMGATPVTTTGVTLLANSAVYYLQGTKIGDTTSHPAPFAFTTAMMTGAGRPAPEADDFTFVDYPATIGPFSNGGFGDPSWGASVARGIAALGEQPQPGDTVFGFSQGAVVATAYKRDHPGNGVNYVLVENPGRPNGGVFERFRGLYIPLLNVKFDGATPVVRDPQAGGGSTVDIARQYDGWADFPKYPLNLLATANAVLGIVYLHGDTQDLDENALADIDKTDPRYYQQHGDTTYYLIPTTRLPLLMPLGGLVPKTVLDKLDAPLRALIETGYDRSDYSKNTPAQLVPPIGAPAAAAAPAENPDSPAMPTAAPAVTAKTAPADTLAAKDSGTTQPGAAATAKAPKPARTSLTSQLRRSAAAISSALRTPATDKTASTAPDSEPTPSRPKTPDVGKSAASAADAGAHEADAA, from the coding sequence GTGGTCGGGACCACGGGCATTGCCCTGGCCACCGTCGGGCTGATGGGTGCGACCCCGGTGACGACGACCGGCGTGACCCTGTTGGCAAACTCGGCCGTGTACTACCTCCAGGGCACCAAGATCGGCGACACCACCAGCCACCCGGCGCCGTTCGCGTTCACCACCGCCATGATGACGGGCGCCGGCCGGCCGGCACCGGAGGCCGACGACTTCACCTTCGTCGACTACCCCGCCACGATCGGGCCGTTCTCCAACGGCGGATTCGGTGACCCGTCCTGGGGCGCGTCGGTGGCACGCGGCATCGCCGCCCTCGGCGAGCAACCGCAACCCGGCGACACCGTGTTCGGGTTCTCCCAGGGCGCGGTGGTGGCCACCGCGTACAAGCGGGACCATCCGGGTAACGGCGTCAACTACGTGCTGGTGGAGAATCCGGGCCGGCCCAACGGCGGCGTCTTCGAGCGGTTCCGCGGGCTCTACATCCCGCTGCTGAACGTGAAGTTCGACGGCGCCACCCCGGTGGTGCGTGACCCGCAGGCCGGTGGCGGCAGCACGGTGGACATCGCACGCCAGTACGACGGGTGGGCCGACTTCCCGAAGTACCCGCTGAACCTGCTGGCCACCGCCAACGCGGTGCTGGGGATCGTCTACCTGCACGGCGACACCCAGGACCTCGACGAGAACGCCCTGGCGGACATCGACAAGACCGACCCGCGCTACTACCAGCAGCACGGCGACACCACCTACTACCTGATCCCGACCACACGGCTGCCGCTGTTGATGCCGCTGGGCGGCCTGGTGCCGAAGACGGTGCTCGACAAGCTGGATGCACCACTGCGGGCACTGATCGAAACGGGTTACGACCGAAGCGATTACAGCAAGAACACGCCGGCCCAACTGGTGCCGCCGATCGGTGCGCCGGCGGCAGCCGCGGCGCCCGCCGAGAACCCGGACTCACCCGCGATGCCGACGGCCGCGCCCGCGGTCACCGCGAAGACCGCGCCTGCGGACACGCTCGCTGCGAAGGACTCCGGCACCACACAGCCCGGTGCCGCCGCGACGGCGAAGGCGCCCAAGCCGGCGCGCACGTCGCTCACGTCGCAGCTGCGGCGGTCGGCCGCGGCGATCTCGTCGGCACTGCGCACGCCCGCGACCGACAAGACCGCGTCGACGGCGCCGGACTCCGAGCCCACGCCGTCCCGGCCGAAGACCCCGGATGTGGGGAAGTCGGCGGCCAGCGCCGCCGACGCGGGTGCGCATGAGGCGGATGCCGCCTGA
- a CDS encoding MFS transporter, with protein MSTAVRKAVIGASIGNAVEWFDFAIYGFLATFIAAQFFPAGDETAALLNTFAIFAAAFFMRPLGGLVFGPLGDRIGRQRVLALVILLMSAATLLIGLLPTYRVIGVAAPLLLLALRCLQGFSAGGEYGGGAVYLAEYAEPARRGFTVTFMAWSGVLGFLLGSVTVTVLQVALPAGAMDSYGWRIPFLLAAPLGLVGLYIRLRLDDTPEFTELSTRDEIAGRPLREALTTSWRPILQVIGLFLIFNVGYYVVFTFLPSYLIKTLHHSKTASFVSITLAGLVALVLILPLAALSDRVGRRPLLIAGSTAFLVLAYPLFLLLNSGSLAAAIGAHCALAAIESVYVSTAVTAGVELFATRVRYSGFSVGYNVCVAAFGGTTPYAVTWLTANAGSVIAPAAYLMVAAALSLGTVLTLRQEPDRARRGLP; from the coding sequence ATGTCCACCGCTGTACGCAAGGCCGTCATCGGCGCGTCGATCGGCAATGCGGTCGAATGGTTCGACTTCGCCATCTACGGATTCCTGGCCACCTTCATCGCCGCGCAGTTCTTCCCGGCGGGTGACGAGACGGCGGCATTGCTCAACACGTTCGCGATCTTCGCGGCCGCGTTCTTCATGCGCCCGCTGGGTGGGCTGGTGTTCGGTCCGCTGGGAGATCGCATCGGCAGGCAGCGGGTCCTCGCCCTGGTCATCCTGCTGATGTCGGCCGCGACGCTGCTGATCGGCCTGCTGCCGACGTACCGCGTGATCGGGGTGGCGGCCCCGTTGCTGCTGCTTGCACTGCGCTGTCTGCAGGGATTCTCGGCCGGTGGCGAATATGGCGGCGGCGCCGTCTATCTCGCCGAGTACGCCGAACCCGCGCGGCGTGGATTCACCGTGACGTTCATGGCGTGGTCCGGGGTGCTGGGATTCCTGCTCGGGTCCGTCACCGTCACCGTGCTGCAGGTCGCCCTGCCCGCCGGCGCCATGGACAGCTACGGCTGGCGGATCCCGTTCCTGTTGGCGGCGCCGCTGGGGTTGGTCGGCCTGTACATCCGGCTGCGCCTGGACGACACCCCCGAATTCACCGAGCTGAGCACCCGCGACGAAATCGCCGGCCGCCCACTGCGGGAGGCGCTCACCACGTCATGGCGGCCCATCCTGCAAGTCATCGGTCTGTTCCTGATTTTCAATGTCGGCTACTACGTCGTCTTCACGTTCCTGCCCAGTTATCTGATCAAGACGCTGCACCACAGCAAGACCGCGTCGTTCGTGTCGATCACCCTGGCCGGCCTGGTGGCGCTGGTGCTGATCCTGCCGCTGGCCGCGCTGTCGGACCGGGTGGGCCGGCGCCCGCTGCTGATCGCGGGGTCGACGGCGTTCCTCGTACTCGCGTATCCGCTTTTCCTGCTGCTGAACTCGGGGTCGTTGGCGGCCGCGATCGGGGCACACTGCGCGTTGGCGGCGATCGAGTCGGTGTACGTGTCGACGGCGGTCACCGCCGGCGTGGAACTGTTCGCCACCCGAGTGCGCTACAGCGGGTTCTCGGTCGGCTACAACGTGTGCGTCGCGGCCTTCGGAGGCACCACGCCCTACGCCGTGACATGGCTGACCGCCAATGCCGGGAGCGTCATCGCCCCGGCCGCCTACCTGATGGTCGCCGCCGCGCTCTCACTGGGCACGGTGCTGACGCTGCGCCAGGAGCCGGATCGAGCGCGGCGCGGCCTGCCATGA
- a CDS encoding LacI family DNA-binding transcriptional regulator codes for MTAQPKSARPAEANKSARPTEASKSARPTKADVARLANVSPATVSYVLNDVKGQTISAQTRAAVHAAARELGYRPNLAARNLARGGSGVVLYVVPPYSLGELLLEVGSRLTTELGRHGIVLSLQFETEDGRNVVNAVADLNPIAVTSVFPLTGAALEAVAGAGIPQIHLGSAQLHAMGALHLSIGEMRVAHLVSKGHRRLAFAYAESAALRPLGDYWLSGLRLAARDLPEIITGSVAADGSNAADVVREWVRAGVTAVCAQSDEVALVVLHGIREAGLRCPQDLAVMGVDAIPLGAVSAPPLTSVGLDAKTIVEVSVAAMMSELGYPSGREPSSANVAHLIQRAST; via the coding sequence ATGACAGCGCAGCCGAAGTCGGCTCGGCCGGCTGAAGCCAACAAGTCGGCTCGGCCGACGGAAGCCAGCAAGTCGGCTCGGCCGACGAAAGCCGACGTCGCGCGCCTCGCCAACGTCTCACCCGCCACCGTCAGCTACGTCCTCAACGACGTCAAGGGCCAGACCATCTCGGCGCAGACCCGCGCCGCCGTCCACGCCGCCGCCCGCGAACTCGGATATCGGCCGAACCTGGCGGCGCGCAATCTGGCCCGCGGTGGCAGTGGCGTGGTGCTCTACGTGGTGCCGCCGTATTCCCTGGGCGAATTGCTGCTGGAGGTGGGCAGCAGGCTGACCACCGAGCTCGGCAGGCACGGCATCGTGCTGTCACTGCAGTTCGAGACCGAGGACGGCCGCAACGTGGTGAACGCGGTGGCCGACCTGAACCCGATCGCGGTCACCAGCGTGTTCCCCCTGACCGGGGCAGCGCTGGAAGCCGTTGCGGGGGCGGGCATTCCGCAGATCCATCTGGGCAGCGCGCAACTGCACGCGATGGGCGCCCTGCACCTGAGCATCGGTGAGATGCGGGTGGCGCACCTGGTGTCGAAAGGGCATCGCCGGCTGGCGTTCGCGTACGCCGAGAGCGCCGCACTGCGCCCACTGGGTGACTACTGGCTGTCCGGGCTGCGGCTGGCCGCGCGGGATCTGCCCGAGATCATCACCGGCTCCGTCGCCGCCGACGGCAGCAACGCGGCCGACGTGGTGCGCGAATGGGTGCGGGCCGGGGTGACGGCGGTCTGCGCGCAGAGCGACGAGGTGGCGCTGGTGGTGCTGCACGGTATCCGGGAGGCGGGCCTGCGCTGCCCGCAGGACCTCGCGGTGATGGGTGTCGACGCGATCCCCCTCGGTGCCGTGAGCGCGCCGCCGTTGACGTCGGTGGGGCTGGACGCCAAGACGATCGTGGAGGTCTCGGTCGCGGCGATGATGTCCGAACTCGGTTACCCCAGCGGTCGGGAACCCAGCAGTGCGAACGTCGCGCATCTGATCCAGCGCGCGTCGACCTGA
- a CDS encoding cytochrome P450 — translation MTTVDAASDIYFDPYDVEINANPYPAFARLRDEAPLYYNEAFDFYALSRFADVNKALIDHETFSSARGAIIELIKANIDIPSGALIFEDPPIHTTHRKLLARMFTPRKIAALEPKIREFCAQSLDPLVGAGKLDFITDFGAVMPMRVISALLGIPEDDQEMIRDHGNDQLRTEAGQPMKAAKEGLVDGSIFEAYIDWRKDNPSDDIMTELLNVEFTDEHGVTRKLTREELLIYINVVAGAGNETTTRLIGWAAKVLAEHPDQRRQLAAQPELIPQAIEELLRFEPPAPHVARYVTRDVEYYGRNVPEGSVMMLLIGAAVRDSRQYPPDAEVFDIHREARQHLAFSVGTHYCLGSALARLEGRIALEEILKRFPEWEVDLPNAALSPTSTVRGWDSMPAFIP, via the coding sequence GTGACGACTGTCGACGCGGCCAGTGACATCTACTTCGACCCCTACGACGTGGAGATCAACGCCAACCCGTACCCGGCCTTCGCCCGGCTGCGCGACGAGGCGCCGCTCTACTACAACGAGGCGTTCGACTTCTACGCGCTGAGCCGGTTCGCGGACGTCAACAAGGCGCTGATCGACCACGAGACGTTCAGCTCCGCCCGTGGCGCCATCATCGAACTCATCAAGGCGAATATCGACATACCGTCGGGCGCCCTCATCTTCGAAGATCCACCGATCCACACCACCCACCGCAAGCTGTTGGCCCGGATGTTCACACCGCGCAAGATCGCCGCCCTGGAACCCAAGATCCGCGAATTCTGCGCGCAGAGCCTCGACCCGCTGGTCGGCGCCGGCAAGCTCGACTTCATCACCGACTTCGGCGCCGTCATGCCGATGCGGGTGATCAGCGCGCTGCTCGGCATCCCCGAAGACGACCAGGAGATGATCCGCGATCACGGCAACGACCAGCTGCGCACCGAGGCCGGCCAGCCGATGAAGGCGGCCAAAGAGGGACTGGTGGACGGTTCGATCTTCGAGGCCTACATCGACTGGCGCAAGGACAACCCGTCCGACGACATCATGACCGAACTGCTCAACGTCGAATTCACCGACGAGCACGGCGTGACCCGCAAGCTGACCCGTGAAGAGCTGCTCATCTACATCAACGTGGTGGCCGGCGCAGGCAACGAGACCACCACCCGGCTGATCGGCTGGGCGGCCAAGGTCCTTGCCGAGCATCCCGACCAACGCCGCCAGCTGGCGGCGCAGCCCGAGCTCATCCCGCAGGCCATCGAGGAACTGCTGCGGTTCGAGCCACCCGCACCACACGTCGCCCGCTACGTCACCCGCGATGTCGAGTACTACGGCCGGAACGTGCCCGAAGGCAGCGTGATGATGTTGCTCATCGGCGCCGCGGTGCGGGACAGCCGCCAGTACCCGCCCGACGCGGAAGTGTTCGACATCCACCGCGAAGCACGCCAACATCTGGCCTTCAGCGTCGGCACGCACTACTGCCTGGGCTCCGCGCTGGCTCGCTTGGAAGGCCGCATCGCGCTGGAGGAGATCCTCAAGCGCTTCCCGGAATGGGAGGTCGACCTGCCCAACGCCGCGCTGTCGCCGACGTCGACGGTGCGTGGTTGGGACTCGATGCCGGCCTTCATTCCGTGA
- a CDS encoding DMT family transporter: protein MLGPALVVLFALCAAIFAAVGIVVRQRATLDVPPEHGVSTVMVATLLRRPLWWAGTAAAVAGFVFQALALAHGSLLVVQPLLVSALLFALPLSARMAHRKVTRGEWLWAILLTVALAVFILLAHPRANEHIASARQITVVVVISFLLVIACVVIAVRRPGAQRAVLLAVGVGVLFGMVAVMTKVLTHLLARNSVAQVLATPVPYVLVALGVVATLLQQSAFHAGSLQTSVPTMIVIEPLAAVLLGAFVLGEQLDANGWEAIVLTLAVVAMTAATIALGRDEGAYEAQLEARKEPAPR from the coding sequence GTGCTAGGCCCCGCCCTGGTGGTGCTGTTCGCCCTGTGCGCCGCGATCTTCGCCGCTGTCGGCATCGTGGTGCGCCAGCGCGCCACCCTCGACGTTCCCCCGGAGCACGGGGTGAGCACCGTCATGGTCGCCACCCTGTTGCGCCGGCCGCTGTGGTGGGCCGGAACCGCCGCCGCCGTCGCCGGGTTCGTCTTCCAGGCGCTGGCACTGGCCCACGGCTCGCTGCTGGTGGTCCAGCCGCTGCTGGTGTCGGCGCTGCTGTTCGCACTGCCGCTGAGTGCCCGCATGGCGCATCGCAAGGTCACCCGCGGTGAATGGCTGTGGGCCATCCTGCTCACCGTCGCGCTCGCGGTGTTCATCCTGCTGGCTCATCCGCGGGCCAACGAACACATCGCGTCGGCCCGGCAGATCACCGTCGTCGTGGTGATCAGCTTCCTGCTCGTGATCGCATGTGTGGTGATCGCGGTGCGCAGGCCGGGCGCGCAACGCGCCGTGCTGCTGGCAGTCGGGGTCGGGGTGCTGTTCGGCATGGTGGCGGTCATGACGAAGGTGCTGACGCACCTGCTCGCGCGCAACAGTGTGGCGCAGGTGCTGGCCACCCCGGTGCCGTATGTGTTGGTGGCGCTCGGTGTGGTGGCCACCCTGCTGCAGCAGTCGGCCTTTCACGCCGGGTCGTTGCAGACCTCGGTGCCGACCATGATCGTGATCGAACCGCTGGCCGCGGTGCTCCTGGGTGCCTTCGTCCTCGGCGAGCAACTGGACGCCAACGGCTGGGAGGCCATCGTGCTGACGCTGGCGGTGGTCGCGATGACGGCCGCCACCATCGCGCTGGGGCGCGACGAGGGGGCCTATGAGGCCCAGTTGGAAGCTCGTAAGGAACCCGCACCGCGTTAG